cagtttaatccaaagagtactggtgcaacacctatACAGCCAAGACGgaggtcccgctagccggttagcgggccgtgggggttgcaaggggggcaggaggcccacctgcatagcagggggtgtaggggggcgcagccccctgctcgaatattttatttgagggcaattgtagtttaatccggattaggatggcaattgtagtttaatccggattagggttttttcgctatatatttgtagcgagggtttctttctctgtaatgcaagcaatactgagaggtgtgaggacgagcgctgtaaccctattctccattgatagtgaagtaggatctcatctcaccggggacgtaggcaaccttgccgaacctcgtaaaatccgtgtgcattgtttgttttgtttttccattatcttctgcatcgttttagggttgcgtttctatagttattgcatgAAAGCCTtgtatataaaaggaaaaaagaaagttatGGTTTTCAAAACAGAGCAAGCGTTTAACTTTGATATAGAAGGAAACATTGATAAGGAGAATTCTAGGTACTTTTGGAAAGCAAACCAAATCTATGATAAAAGTATTTCAGTTTCCAGGACATGACATGATTTCCTTAGTTCCCTTTCATCTAGCCTCTGTCTTACCACATTCCTATCCATCTTCTAGTAGTGATCATGAGTTGGTAGACCCAATTGGAGTCTTCAGTTGCTTCCATTGGTCTACCACTCCCATATTCTAAGCCATATATCCAAGACCTCAACTTGTGGGATAAACTGTGGGGCAGTTGTAGCTTCTACCCATCAATCAGTGCTGCTATTAGGAACTGCctacatttttattttcccttggCACtccttttttacattttttgtttattattgaTCTCTCAGCTTCCCCTGCTATTTTGTTCGTGTGAGCTCCTATACCAAAACCATCTCCTTAATGGATCAACCAAAAGGTGCATTCTTTAAGAGGTGTTGTAACGGATTATCGAGAACTGGGTTGAATGTCTTCTTTGGATCAATAAATAAGCAACGTCAAGGATTCACATGCTCTAGGCTCAAAAACTATGTTGTTACTTTCGTATATAATGAAGGGGGATCCTGGTAAACTGATATATGTGAAGGGTGAGTTTGGTGGATCCTAATACTCAGAAGCAGGAAAGCAAATGACTAAATTTGTATGGAAGATTGTGATTCACATTGAGGATGAAGAGAAAAGTAGCTGAGGAACTTTGTTCATTACAATAGTTGTGAGGATAAAGCTTGATTATTGAATTGTATTGAACCCATGAATATTCTAAAACCACAACATTGAACTGATACCGTGTAGGTCCAGTCTCCAGATTGCACCTAAACTTTTCATTGTATTGATCATCGATTACTGAAACATTACGTAGATATCAGTTATTTACCTAAGCctcatttatgaaattatcaATACCTGGATATAAATGATGAGTTATCCATATTTGTGTTTACAGGTTGCCATCCCTATTGTTCCGACAATTCGGGTCCTTGTAACTTTTACAAAATTTGAAGAGCTTCAACCAATGGAGGAGTTCTCGACCCCTCTCTCAAGTCCGGCACATTTCCAGGATCCCAAAGCCAAGGAATCAGAAGGATCAACATCATGGATTTCATGGATGAGAGGGAGTCGAGGTGTGCAATCAAGTGACAGTGAAGGTCGAAGTTTTAAGGATGAGATTGACCCTTTCCATATCCCATCTGACTATTCTTGGGTTGATGCCAATGAGAAGAAGCGGCGTATGAAGGCCAAGAAGGCTAAGAGCAGGAAGGGTAAGAGGCAGTCAACAGCAGCCAAAAGCATAGATGTGGGGCATCAAGTGACTGATGATATGGAAGAACAGTAGCAGAAGATACGGCTTTGTATACATTGGCTCTACCAATCCTTGCAAGAGGATAAGGTAACGGAGGGATATAGCAGATATGGATTTGGGGGTGGGGAAGCAGAATCCCCTTTGTTTCTATATTAATGATCTGTGTCTGTTCTCATATTTCTTAAACTGATATTTGTATCTGCTTCAATGATTAGCTAATCTACACTTTGGGATTTGATTCTTTGCAGTCAAATATAGTTTTAAACTGCCCATTACCAAAGACCGCCTCATAGACTGGTGGCTAGGGTAAGGTAGATTCTGCAGATTCAACTTTCTTCAATCCTGAAGGAAGGAAAAGTTGGAAGTGGATCACTTTAGATAACCCACCTCTTGAACATGCCGCCTATTTGAGCCACATGAAAGGCTGACTGGTCAGTTCCCTTATTTCTAAGTTCTCTTTTTCCTGTAGGAAGTCTCTGGTTTACAGATTCGATGCAAGTTTTTGGCTAACCGAAGTTGCAAGTTGCAACCCAATGATGGGACAGGacagagcaagaagccaagaacTGAACCAGTTTCTTGGGATCTCTTGTGGTGGTGGGGACTGGGGAGATTGCATGGAGAATTATTTATGAAGTTGGTGAGTGCCACGTGGTACACTTTTAATTTTGATGCACTGGGTTccacttaggggtgtcaattcctaaatcgaacgGGTAAAATTGGTTGGATCGAATCAATAACAACACGGATCGAATCGAATCGAactcttattggtttggttcgatttcgagtattgcaactccaaaaccaaatcgaaccgcatcGAAAACCAGATGAacctaaaatcaaaccaaaactggCTTAAAACTCGGAccaaaaccgaaatcaaactggtaagaaactgaaacacttcaaaattcattaaaaaaaattaaaatttgcatagttttgtaaacatttgtatggaaagtcgaatccaaactagaccaaaaatcaaaaccaaccaggttacaaatcgatttaagaaactgaAGACAGACCGAAATCAAACCtcatcgaaatcgaaaccaaaccgaaatcggaatttccttattggttcggtttcggtttcaacttttccaCATTGAaatcgactcaacccggaccaaaaccgagctggaccgaccgattgacatccCTAGTTCCACtcctatattaaaaaaaaaaaaaaaaaaaaaaaaaaatctaagggCTGTGTTGAAATGAACTGTTTTAACTTTACaaagttataattttttttttgggtggtggtgggtgggggtgggggtggggagggagAGGGGTAGGTATGATAAGTTAAGCTCTGTGCtaacattttaaaaaatagattctgttgtttcttcattttttttggaccagaaataggataaaaatTGTATAGTAAGTtcggttcaatttcttgttttttgaaatgaacTGTACACATTTTAGATTTTGGAGTCATTTTTTAGGAACATGAAAAGCAAATTTCTCACACTCAGAATCGATTATGAGCAAAAGGTGCATAATCAAGAGCCTCACTTAAAAgttagggaaaattacttgattacccatttatgtgtttccttttacaaaattatccaccaaaagtttcagttaacaaaaatacccaaaattaggttttcctctacaaaattacccacttaaagtttaagttaacaaaaatatccaaaattgagtttaggtttacaaaactacccacacaaagtttcaataattaaaaaatatatgattatatgtggaagatgaagactcactattttggatagttttgtaaacccaaacctgattttgggtatttttgttaactgaaactttgggtggatagttttgtaaacccaaacctaattttgggtatttttgttaactaaaactttttgtgggtaattttataaagtgaaatccaaaagtggataatcatgtaattttttctaaaaGTTAGCAGGggtaaaattgaaatttgtGCCCAAAACATAACAATCCATTGAATTCAAGGGTcttgtaaaccctaaacatacTTTTCTCTTGGAACAATCAGAGGAGAATGAGAGGAAAGGAGAGCAAGAAGTCCCACTTCTTTCATCGTTTTCGATTTGTCGACAGCGAGGTGATGCAATcggtccctctctctctctctctctctctctctctcctcgcttatttttttttagtttgcaACTTTACTGTTGTTCTAGCAAGAGTGAGGTCGAGGTCGAGGATCTCTGGGTGTTCGACTCTGAAATCTCTAGATTACGGTGGAAAATTTCGTGATCATCTTCTGAACTCTTGTTCTCAACCGGACATTATTTTTCATAATCATATCCACAATATCTATGGGAAATGTGGGTCTCTAAAAGATGCTCAGAAGGTGTTCTATGAAATGCCCGAAAAAAATAAGGTTTCTTGGACTTCAATGATTGGTGGCTATTCGCAAAATCATGAAGAGGAGGAGGCGTTGAAAACATATTTAGAAATGCAACGATCAGGTTCTCTGCCAGATCACTTCATCTCTAGAAGCATATTAAGAGCATGCTCAGGTCTTATTGATGTTGATCTCAGGAGGCAATTGCATGCCCATGTCTTGAATTCAGAATTTGAGTGTCATCTTATTGCACAGAATGTTCTAGTAGCAATGTACACAAAGCTTGATCAGATTGATGATGCATTAATTGTCACTGATAAGATTGCAGAAAATGATTTAATTTCATGGGGTTCAATGATTTCTGGGCTCACTCAGACgggttttgagttttattttttgtgatttttcaaaGATATGCTTTCTATGGGTGTTTGTCATctgaataaatatattttttgaagcATTTTTAATGCATGTGGCAGTCTTTTACAATTGGAATATGGTTGGCAGAAACCTGAATCATCTTGCTGATCCAACGTATTGCATATATGTAGAAAGATAATCCACCACACATTCCTTGTCACGCTTAAATCAACATACTTAAATTacttgaagaaagaagaaatttataTGAGTATTCTTAATTATCAAATGATAAACTAAAAGCTGACCAAAAGATTAATGGCTTCTCCAATCCCCCGAATCTCTTCGTCTAGTGTTGAGATAGTTCTTTCAGATCCAACATGTGCTTGATGCTTTTTTGTCACTGTGTTTATCCAAAAAACAGATCAAACAGAATTGCCAATTAGAAGGATCATATGCACCAtctatgaaaataaattttgaacttGTATGTTCACTTTGCGATGGGCTTAAACCCTCCAATTGGTTAAAGCTTCAATTTGAAACTTCTGTTTTGATCTTATCCTTTATCGTGATGAGACATATATTTCTTTCACTGATTATGATGAAGTGAAGTTTTAGAGTACAGGGTTTTCTACAAATCTCCACTTATTATGATGACTATGAAGGAAATGACGAGT
This Macadamia integrifolia cultivar HAES 741 chromosome 10, SCU_Mint_v3, whole genome shotgun sequence DNA region includes the following protein-coding sequences:
- the LOC122092246 gene encoding pentatricopeptide repeat-containing protein At3g53360, mitochondrial-like is translated as MDLGEVSGLQIRCKFLANRSCKLQPNDGTGQSKKPRTEPVSWDLLWWWGLGRLHGELFMKLGLVNPKHTFLLEQSEENERKGEQEVPLLSSFSICRQRARVRSRSRISGCSTLKSLDYGGKFRDHLLNSCSQPDIIFHNHIHNIYGKCGSLKDAQKVFYEMPEKNKVSWTSMIGGYSQNHEEEEALKTYLEMQRSGSLPDHFISRSILRACSGLIDVDLRRQLHAHVLNSEFECHLIAQNVLVAMYTKLDQIDDALIVTDKIAENDLISWGSMISGLTQTGFEFYFL